Genomic segment of Thermotoga sp.:
TGGAGTACTCTGAAAGAAAAGGCACCAAGTCCCAGATACAGGAGTGAAAGAACTGTCAAAATGATGAACTCTTTCCCAGGGTTCAGCAGAGTATTTGTATTCATCAGGAAATGACGTGTGAGATCCAGCCCCCAGGTGAAAGGAAAGGCAAAAGAAAGGTACATCAGGCCCTTTGAAAGTATACTCACTGGGAAGAACATGCCTCCTATTAGAGGAGCTGCGTTTCCAAGCAGGCCCACCAGCTCGTCTCCTTCTTTGAACCTCAGAGTAACACCAAAAAACAGGAAAACAAACCCAAAAGAAGCAACTATGGAGAGGATAACCACACCAGCTGCAAGGGCGAACCCGATCGGACTGAGAGTCATAAAATTCATCAGTATTGCAAGCACGATTATGGGTACAGACTCTATGGTGACTTTCACAAGACCAAAAACCGACCATGAAAAGATGTATCCCAGGGTGCTGATGGGCATCGTGAGTATCTCTTCCAGCTGACCTATTCTCATATAGTATCTCAAGGTGAACACAGTTCCCCAGAGAACCTCAACGTAGTTCCAGTATGCCGCACCCAGCAACAGGTATCCAATGATGTTCTCCGTGTTTGTAGCACCATAAAAAAACTGTACAAGGCCCGATTTTGAGCCAAGATAGAAGAGCAAAACAACCGGAATGATTGTCAAGAGGGGAGTGAGAAAAGAACCATACCAGTCTATTCTGTATCTCTTTGCACTCAGAAAACTCGCTTTTGCAAGATGAAGACTTCTCACCATGTCTCCCATTCCCCTTTTCTTCTGATCTCATTCTCTGCCTTTCTGAGCAACCATATTCCAAGAATCAGGTAAGCAACACTGAGAGTCGTTAATATCAACAGCTGAAAGACAAAGCCGTTCGTGTCTCCTTTTATTAAACGTCTTCCCATGGATATGAGATAGGTGAGCGGTATCATGTAGGAAACAAATCGAACATAGATGGGGAAGTTCTCAACCGGGTTGACCATTCCTGAAAGGATTCCAAAAAAGAACTGAACGGTGGAGTTTATGCTCCTGATTCTCTTCTTCCACAGTGACAGCGCCGCAAAAAATATGGAAAAGAACGTTATATAAACACCACTCACCATCAGCAAAAGAAGAAAGAGAAGATGGAATTCAAGCTTCACGCCAGAAAGGTTGAAGAAAAGCAGCGTGAAAAATGTTATGTACAGGTTCATGATGAATGTGTCGATGGATTTCGAGAATAGAAAGGTTAGAAGACTAACAGGAGCAAGTACCACAGAAATGAGAGCACCTTCTTCCCTTTCC
This window contains:
- a CDS encoding ABC transporter permease, with the translated sequence MGDMVRSLHLAKASFLSAKRYRIDWYGSFLTPLLTIIPVVLLFYLGSKSGLVQFFYGATNTENIIGYLLLGAAYWNYVEVLWGTVFTLRYYMRIGQLEEILTMPISTLGYIFSWSVFGLVKVTIESVPIIVLAILMNFMTLSPIGFALAAGVVILSIVASFGFVFLFFGVTLRFKEGDELVGLLGNAAPLIGGMFFPVSILSKGLMYLSFAFPFTWGLDLTRHFLMNTNTLLNPGKEFIILTVLSLLYLGLGAFSFRVLQNKARRKGMQGF
- a CDS encoding ABC transporter permease produces the protein MRKILYLVLKEMKIRLKYRFVWVNMALTPFFIIGPYVFSSRIADVNSLTESVMIGALLWYWLNQYFFGVGDGFTEEREEGALISVVLAPVSLLTFLFSKSIDTFIMNLYITFFTLLFFNLSGVKLEFHLLFLLLLMVSGVYITFFSIFFAALSLWKKRIRSINSTVQFFFGILSGMVNPVENFPIYVRFVSYMIPLTYLISMGRRLIKGDTNGFVFQLLILTTLSVAYLILGIWLLRKAENEIRRKGEWETW